Proteins encoded within one genomic window of Legionella sp. PC997:
- the trpA gene encoding tryptophan synthase subunit alpha yields the protein MNRIDKTLMRLNANDKKMLSPYITAGDPYPEITVKLMHELVRAGADILELGIPFSDPMAEGPVIQRAMERALAQDVHCQTVLNMVKEFRLQDQETPVVIMGYLNPIEHFGYERFAQQAIESGVDGTILVDLPPEESGEVAKIWQKYGLYSIFLCSPTTSDERMSLINQFAKGYLYYVSLKGVTGSDTLDLSSLQAQYQHRKAQTKLPLMVGFGIKTPEMAAEVARFADGVIVGAALITRVLEAYNLNKDMLEAGADLIYSMRHAMDKN from the coding sequence ATGAATCGAATCGACAAAACATTAATGCGCCTTAATGCTAATGATAAAAAAATGCTTAGCCCGTACATTACTGCCGGAGATCCTTATCCTGAAATCACGGTGAAACTTATGCATGAGCTAGTTAGAGCCGGGGCTGATATTTTAGAACTAGGTATTCCTTTTTCTGACCCTATGGCGGAAGGACCAGTTATTCAAAGAGCCATGGAACGAGCGCTTGCTCAGGACGTGCACTGTCAGACTGTATTGAATATGGTGAAAGAATTTCGCTTGCAGGATCAAGAGACGCCCGTTGTTATAATGGGTTATTTAAATCCTATTGAACATTTTGGTTATGAACGTTTTGCGCAACAAGCAATAGAATCCGGGGTGGATGGAACAATCCTGGTTGATTTACCCCCAGAGGAAAGTGGAGAAGTAGCTAAGATCTGGCAAAAATATGGTTTATACAGTATCTTTCTTTGTTCTCCTACGACCTCAGATGAGCGAATGTCATTAATAAACCAATTCGCCAAAGGATATTTATACTATGTGTCTTTAAAAGGTGTTACCGGTTCAGATACGTTGGATTTGTCCTCGTTACAAGCACAGTATCAACACCGAAAAGCACAAACTAAGCTTCCATTAATGGTAGGTTTTGGCATTAAAACACCGGAAATGGCTGCAGAAGTTGCAAGATTTGCAGATGGGGTTATCGTGGGTGCTGCCCTGATTACGCGAGTTTTGGAAGCTTATAACCTGAACAAAGATATGTTGGAAGCGGGAGCGGATTTAATTTACTCTATGCGGCATGCAATGGATAAGAATTAA
- a CDS encoding glutamine--tRNA ligase/YqeY domain fusion protein, producing MIELTEKRAHFIRQLITDELASGKHKSVVTRFPPEPNGYLHVGHAKSICLNFGLAQEFGGICYLRFDDTNPIKEEEEYVNAIIDDVRWLGFEWHDMTHSSDYYHELYDFAVLLIKKDLAYVDSLSMEEIRAYRGTLQVPGRESPYRNRPIEESLDLFARMKAGEFPDGAHVLRAKIDMQSGNLNMRDPVIYRIRHAHHQRTGDEWCIYPMYDYAHPISDALEKITHSLCTLEFQDHRPLYDWCVDNLPLPAKPVQTEFARLNLSHTVTSKRKLRELVEQKAVNGWDDPRMPTIRGMRKRGYPAAAIRQFCEVIGISRSDSVIDMSILEECVRDELNKTAKRALCVMDPIKVVLENYPEDKVEILKPAYNQQDPDSERRDLPFTRELFIERSDFMEEPPKKYFRLSPGAEVRLRHAYVIKCNEVIYDEQGNIIELRCTYDEKTLGKNPEDRKVKGVIHWVSCAHAYPVTVLEYDRLFNDPNPGREDDFFQFLNHNSLQIKQAYCEPALANQQLGEVFQFERLGYYGVNELKDGRVSTFHRVVDLKDTWGKLG from the coding sequence ATGATAGAATTAACTGAAAAACGAGCTCATTTTATAAGACAACTGATTACTGATGAACTGGCGAGTGGCAAACATAAATCTGTAGTGACTCGTTTTCCTCCTGAACCTAATGGATATTTGCACGTAGGGCATGCTAAATCGATTTGTTTGAATTTTGGTTTGGCACAAGAGTTTGGTGGGATCTGTTACCTACGTTTTGATGATACAAATCCAATTAAAGAAGAGGAAGAGTATGTCAACGCTATTATTGATGATGTACGCTGGTTAGGATTTGAATGGCATGACATGACACATTCTTCAGACTACTACCATGAGTTGTATGATTTTGCCGTGTTACTCATTAAAAAAGATTTGGCTTATGTAGATAGTTTAAGTATGGAAGAAATTCGTGCTTATCGCGGGACCTTACAAGTGCCTGGGCGGGAAAGTCCATACAGAAATCGACCCATCGAAGAAAGTTTGGATTTATTCGCACGCATGAAGGCAGGGGAGTTTCCTGATGGTGCCCATGTATTGAGAGCAAAAATTGATATGCAGTCCGGTAATCTAAATATGCGTGATCCAGTCATCTATCGCATCCGACATGCACATCATCAACGTACAGGTGACGAATGGTGTATTTATCCGATGTATGATTATGCACATCCTATTTCTGATGCTTTAGAAAAAATTACTCATTCTTTATGTACTTTAGAGTTTCAAGATCACCGACCGCTATATGATTGGTGTGTTGATAATTTGCCGTTACCTGCAAAACCAGTCCAAACGGAGTTTGCTCGGTTAAATTTATCTCACACAGTCACTTCCAAGCGAAAATTACGTGAGCTGGTTGAACAAAAGGCTGTCAATGGATGGGATGATCCAAGAATGCCTACTATACGTGGAATGCGAAAACGGGGTTATCCAGCGGCTGCAATTCGTCAGTTTTGTGAAGTCATAGGAATATCACGTAGTGATTCTGTAATTGATATGTCCATACTCGAGGAATGTGTTCGTGACGAGTTAAATAAAACAGCGAAAAGAGCTTTATGCGTTATGGACCCTATAAAAGTAGTTTTAGAAAATTATCCTGAAGATAAGGTAGAAATACTAAAACCCGCTTATAATCAGCAGGATCCCGATTCGGAGCGTCGTGATTTACCGTTTACTCGAGAGCTTTTTATTGAACGTTCAGATTTTATGGAAGAGCCGCCTAAAAAATACTTTCGTTTATCTCCCGGAGCTGAAGTTCGTTTACGTCATGCTTATGTAATTAAATGTAATGAAGTGATTTATGATGAACAGGGTAATATTATTGAATTGCGCTGTACCTATGATGAAAAAACTTTAGGAAAAAATCCAGAAGATAGGAAAGTAAAAGGCGTCATCCATTGGGTATCGTGTGCGCATGCTTACCCTGTGACCGTATTGGAATATGACCGTCTATTTAATGATCCAAACCCAGGTCGAGAGGACGATTTTTTCCAATTTTTAAACCATAATTCATTGCAAATAAAACAAGCTTATTGTGAACCCGCTTTAGCAAACCAGCAACTTGGTGAGGTGTTTCAGTTTGAGCGATTAGGATACTATGGTGTTAATGAATTAAAAGATGGACGTGTAAGCACATTTCATCGTGTCGTTGACTTGAAAGATACTTGGGGAAAACTAGGGTAA
- the cysS gene encoding cysteine--tRNA ligase → MLHLYNSLTRTKEPFVSISPGKIGIYVCGITVYDHCHIGHARSMVAFDVIVRYLRSQGYEVKYVRNITDIDDKIIARAHERAIPIDELTAQYIAAMNEDTQALNILAPDVEPRATEHIDSIIRLIERLLAKGNAYLSDNGDVCYQVDSFAGYGKLSHKDLEGLVAGARVEIVKEKRSPLDFVLWKKAKQGEPSWPSPWGEGRPGWHIECSAMAMSELGEQFDIHGGGLDLQFPHHENEIAQSEAATEKQFANYWLHVGMLQVNNEKMSKSLGNFFTIADVLAQHHPEVVRYFLLSSHYRSSLNYSEENLGNAKKALTRLYQTIKDIHDIADGELDNHWINEFNQAMNDDFNTPVALSVLFQLSHEVNKNNSAVLGATLKYLAGIMGLLQADPASFLQSGFAEEDRVEIEQLIAERLQARADRNWERADQIRADLLHRGIELEDGVNGTTWRRVE, encoded by the coding sequence ATGTTGCATTTATATAATTCTTTAACTAGAACAAAAGAACCATTTGTTTCCATTTCACCGGGAAAAATTGGGATCTATGTTTGTGGCATTACTGTATATGATCATTGCCATATAGGTCATGCTCGCTCTATGGTAGCTTTTGACGTTATTGTTCGTTATTTGCGGTCTCAAGGGTATGAGGTGAAGTATGTGCGTAATATTACGGACATTGATGACAAAATTATTGCCCGTGCACATGAGCGTGCAATACCAATAGATGAACTGACTGCTCAATATATTGCTGCAATGAATGAAGATACACAAGCTTTAAATATTTTAGCACCGGATGTAGAGCCTCGGGCTACAGAACATATAGACAGTATTATTCGATTAATTGAACGATTGCTTGCGAAAGGAAATGCATACCTCAGTGATAATGGTGATGTATGTTATCAAGTCGACTCATTCGCTGGCTATGGAAAATTATCCCACAAGGATTTAGAGGGATTAGTCGCTGGAGCGCGGGTGGAAATTGTGAAAGAAAAACGTTCTCCATTGGATTTTGTTTTATGGAAAAAAGCAAAACAAGGTGAGCCTAGCTGGCCATCTCCGTGGGGGGAAGGACGTCCAGGCTGGCATATTGAATGCTCTGCAATGGCTATGAGTGAACTAGGCGAGCAATTCGACATTCATGGAGGAGGATTGGATTTACAATTTCCTCATCATGAAAACGAGATCGCTCAGAGTGAAGCAGCTACTGAAAAACAATTTGCAAATTACTGGTTGCATGTAGGAATGTTGCAAGTTAATAATGAAAAAATGTCAAAATCATTGGGTAATTTTTTCACTATAGCTGATGTTTTGGCCCAACATCATCCTGAAGTTGTGCGTTATTTTCTTCTAAGCAGTCATTATCGTAGTTCATTGAATTACTCTGAAGAAAACTTGGGGAATGCAAAAAAAGCACTAACTCGTTTGTATCAAACCATAAAAGACATCCATGATATTGCTGACGGTGAATTAGATAATCATTGGATTAATGAATTTAACCAGGCAATGAATGATGACTTTAATACCCCCGTTGCATTATCTGTTTTGTTTCAACTTAGTCATGAAGTAAATAAGAATAACTCAGCTGTTTTAGGGGCCACATTGAAGTATTTAGCTGGGATCATGGGGCTATTACAGGCCGATCCTGCTTCGTTTTTACAGTCTGGATTTGCTGAAGAGGATAGGGTAGAAATAGAGCAATTAATTGCTGAGCGGCTTCAAGCACGTGCTGATCGGAACTGGGAACGTGCTGACCAGATAAGAGCAGACTTACTACATCGTGGCATTGAGCTAGAGGATGGGGTTAACGGAACCACTTGGCGTCGAGTCGAATAG
- a CDS encoding DUF3541 domain-containing protein — protein MKFLICLILFCSAVSYAEIADSILDNYQTNLDKLPIVRQEHFSIRMYRITGDKKHLNSVVDYVYFLSNKYQYLFSGLDQPELTLQKSKNLLLDANEKLAHKHKLRIKKISEYGDLFFYLYLLETTNKIFSYHLENSSLFPQTNTVIDILKTQVPRLEEFIVNEENIRIYGAQLVNYVYYLYDLNIVDLRKSYTKLFQQTFPDSMDSQLSEWEYEAKLYGMTHFITAASHYYQNFVNDDSFFWISDYFERNMEQIMERAENDVIAEVGVCLLLLNKKGSPGIKKIREHLETVYNPQHQMIPARTNSVDFIFGEHRNILTVMLFKWPERLMDGPFFSEELTLIPNIFTGAS, from the coding sequence GTGAAATTTTTAATTTGTTTAATATTATTTTGTTCTGCTGTAAGTTATGCAGAAATTGCTGATTCGATCTTAGATAATTATCAAACCAATTTAGATAAATTGCCTATAGTAAGACAAGAACACTTTTCCATCCGAATGTACCGCATAACAGGCGACAAAAAGCATTTGAATTCTGTTGTCGATTATGTGTATTTTTTAAGCAACAAATATCAATATCTATTTTCAGGTCTTGACCAACCGGAGCTCACTCTCCAAAAATCAAAGAATTTATTATTAGATGCTAACGAAAAGCTTGCACATAAGCATAAGCTACGGATCAAAAAGATATCAGAATATGGTGATTTGTTTTTTTATCTTTATTTATTAGAGACAACTAATAAGATTTTTTCATACCATTTGGAAAATTCTTCGTTATTCCCACAAACAAATACAGTTATAGACATTTTAAAAACTCAAGTCCCTCGCTTGGAGGAGTTTATCGTTAATGAGGAAAATATTAGAATTTATGGGGCTCAATTAGTTAATTATGTTTATTATTTATATGATTTAAATATTGTTGATTTAAGAAAATCCTATACCAAACTTTTCCAGCAAACTTTTCCAGACTCTATGGATAGTCAACTATCTGAATGGGAATATGAAGCAAAACTTTATGGAATGACGCATTTCATAACGGCGGCGAGTCATTATTATCAAAACTTTGTTAACGACGATTCCTTTTTCTGGATTAGCGATTATTTTGAGCGTAATATGGAACAAATAATGGAGCGGGCTGAAAATGATGTTATTGCTGAAGTAGGGGTTTGTTTATTGTTATTAAATAAAAAAGGCTCTCCAGGGATTAAAAAAATAAGGGAGCATTTAGAAACAGTGTATAACCCGCAACATCAGATGATTCCTGCCCGCACTAATTCAGTAGATTTTATATTTGGTGAACATCGAAATATTCTTACAGTGATGCTTTTTAAATGGCCCGAAAGATTAATGGACGGTCCATTTTTTTCAGAGGAATTAACATTAATTCCTAATATTTTTACTGGAGCAAGTTAG
- a CDS encoding FkbM family methyltransferase: protein MKDFTKEDICTMYHIFLGREPENMEVLDYHYALHHSLIEMLNSFWHCGEFQKRIESIKKSVVKKSQKTDSLTYHITATGNYFLPTDAHEDIIANAIIAGTIFDKPIYDVAKSYIKPGTTVLDIGSNFGQMAVLFSKLVGDEGVIHAFEADDFVHALLVKNISANAQNIISHFCAVHNRSDEILFFPVQDFERFSTYGSYGIDYVHGKGRPVKSLVIDDLEFEKPVSFIKIDIQGGDLFAMQGAVKTIAQHKMPIVFEYEYLFEEELNLSFQEYVDFVKTINYQFKRVINGQNFLIVPKD from the coding sequence GTGAAAGATTTTACTAAAGAAGATATATGTACTATGTACCATATTTTTTTAGGACGTGAACCGGAAAATATGGAAGTATTGGATTATCATTATGCCTTGCATCATTCCTTAATTGAAATGTTGAATTCATTTTGGCACTGTGGTGAGTTCCAAAAAAGAATAGAATCAATAAAAAAGTCAGTTGTTAAGAAAAGTCAAAAAACGGATAGTCTTACCTACCATATCACTGCTACCGGAAATTATTTTTTGCCAACCGATGCACATGAAGATATTATTGCGAATGCCATCATTGCTGGAACCATTTTTGATAAGCCTATTTATGACGTGGCAAAGTCTTATATTAAACCAGGGACTACCGTATTAGATATAGGTTCTAACTTTGGTCAAATGGCAGTTTTGTTTTCTAAATTAGTAGGTGATGAAGGTGTCATACATGCGTTTGAAGCAGATGATTTCGTTCATGCTTTATTGGTTAAAAATATATCAGCAAATGCCCAAAATATAATAAGTCATTTTTGTGCAGTCCATAATCGTAGTGATGAGATTCTATTTTTTCCTGTACAAGATTTTGAGCGATTCTCTACCTACGGTTCTTATGGAATAGATTATGTCCATGGGAAAGGTCGACCAGTTAAATCCCTAGTGATTGATGATCTTGAGTTTGAAAAACCAGTTAGCTTTATAAAAATCGATATTCAAGGAGGAGATTTATTTGCAATGCAAGGGGCGGTAAAAACAATAGCGCAACATAAAATGCCAATTGTTTTTGAGTATGAATATTTATTTGAGGAGGAATTAAATTTAAGCTTTCAGGAATATGTGGATTTTGTGAAAACTATAAACTATCAATTCAAAAGAGTAATTAATGGACAAAATTTTCTAATTGTTCCGAAGGATTAA
- a CDS encoding MFS transporter → MILYILLLSLAAVIFNLTLPIMAGLYIVSDLGGSSYMTSYTVSFFCIGNLLGVPLGKPAVTCLSPIQLFVVCFSLTAFCSWGCATAEDFFTFILFRFLEGFASGPMFLLIACTLIPLLSPNKDKVYIVSLVLMCLSIIPVIGASYGAWIAYNYHWRFLFFSNIPLCIFLILYVGFGYRRYHEPVKKIYFDKIGYFYYCISMVFIGTALTTGQELDWFRSSLITFLLIFGVISLVFFILRSWSAQHPVIDLKLLKNFYFCFAMIYIALFFGLYFGMVILLSLWLKLYVNYTPDWIALIIGTMAFCGWIPVLINKRKYEPFYPLFIALLFFALSCFYTAYFNVDIDFNRIAFSRGLAGIGLALFLSPLFHLSVATCHETKFAECLCLFHISRLLGSGLGVSLFLILWHRREVFFHLRLGSSLTPFSHETQNFLQQAKLFHISGKHAFAQLNEYLTRKSIALALDDCFYLMGCMALLMLFVLVFIYLMRTKKLHPRRGFIFNQSKEGI, encoded by the coding sequence ATGATTCTCTATATCTTACTTTTATCACTTGCCGCAGTAATCTTTAATCTTACTTTACCCATAATGGCAGGTTTATATATTGTGAGTGATCTGGGTGGCAGTTCTTATATGACTTCGTATACAGTCAGTTTTTTCTGCATTGGAAATCTTCTAGGAGTACCTTTAGGAAAACCCGCCGTAACATGCTTAAGTCCTATTCAGCTTTTTGTTGTCTGTTTCAGTCTTACTGCATTTTGTTCATGGGGATGTGCTACAGCGGAGGATTTCTTTACGTTTATCTTATTCAGATTTTTAGAAGGGTTTGCTTCAGGACCGATGTTTCTTCTGATCGCATGTACGCTTATCCCTTTGCTCTCCCCTAATAAAGATAAAGTCTATATTGTCTCCTTGGTTTTAATGTGTCTTTCAATAATCCCTGTAATCGGCGCTTCATATGGTGCCTGGATTGCGTACAACTACCATTGGCGATTCCTTTTTTTCTCAAACATACCTTTATGTATTTTTTTAATTTTGTATGTTGGTTTTGGATATAGAAGATATCATGAGCCTGTAAAAAAGATATATTTTGATAAAATTGGATATTTTTACTATTGCATCAGCATGGTGTTTATTGGAACCGCTTTAACTACTGGCCAAGAGTTAGATTGGTTTCGCTCTTCTTTAATTACTTTTTTATTGATTTTCGGTGTAATCAGTCTTGTATTCTTTATTTTACGCAGCTGGTCAGCTCAGCATCCTGTCATTGATTTAAAATTACTTAAAAATTTTTATTTTTGCTTTGCAATGATTTATATCGCCCTATTTTTCGGACTCTATTTTGGAATGGTTATCTTATTGTCTTTGTGGTTAAAACTTTATGTTAATTATACTCCTGATTGGATCGCGCTGATCATAGGAACAATGGCATTTTGTGGATGGATTCCAGTACTTATCAATAAAAGAAAATATGAGCCATTTTATCCTTTATTCATTGCTTTACTGTTCTTTGCCTTATCCTGTTTTTATACTGCCTACTTTAATGTGGATATAGATTTTAATCGCATTGCATTTTCACGAGGTTTAGCAGGTATAGGCCTAGCATTATTTTTATCTCCCCTCTTTCATTTATCAGTAGCCACTTGTCATGAAACAAAGTTCGCTGAATGCCTTTGCTTGTTTCATATTTCACGTTTGCTTGGAAGTGGGCTAGGAGTCTCTTTATTTCTTATTTTATGGCATAGACGCGAAGTTTTTTTTCATCTTCGATTAGGAAGCAGTCTGACTCCATTTTCCCATGAAACTCAAAATTTTTTACAACAAGCAAAACTATTCCATATTTCAGGAAAGCATGCTTTCGCTCAGTTAAATGAATACCTTACCCGTAAGTCTATTGCTTTGGCACTTGATGATTGTTTTTATCTTATGGGGTGTATGGCTCTTTTAATGCTTTTTGTATTGGTTTTCATTTACCTAATGCGTACAAAGAAACTTCACCCTCGTAGAGGCTTTATATTTAATCAGAGTAAAGAGGGAATCTAA
- a CDS encoding efflux RND transporter periplasmic adaptor subunit, translating into MKERSASFYFTVILIVLFIFFFVYWLIVWSRQVYTNDAYVQGNQVYIKSLRPGFVTGIYTDDSFLVRKGQLLITLNETDSHIALEKAKKKLASTVRDISQAFHDVFILAADIEMRKAQLLKAQQNLKHRRDLIGAKGVSLEDYQNAQDDLKASIASLKSTQNKYQKMLAFVQGTSITEHPSVQAVAQEVRDAWVQLYRTKIYAPVDGLVAQRTIQVGMWISPKEPLMSIIPLDQIWVNANYKETQLNKVRIGQNVKITSDLYGSGVVFHGKIVGLPGGAGNVFSLLPPENLSGNWIKIVQRLPVRIALVQDELIKHPLRIGLSLEVTTDLSDQNGPLVPTTTSDSPLYVTDIFQKEEIGNEKLIAEIIKSNLDPNLRHYAKSPLIINKINLKEMKK; encoded by the coding sequence ATGAAAGAACGATCCGCCTCTTTTTATTTTACAGTCATTCTTATTGTTCTATTTATTTTCTTTTTTGTGTATTGGCTTATTGTATGGAGCCGGCAAGTTTATACCAATGATGCTTACGTACAAGGGAATCAGGTCTATATCAAATCGTTACGCCCAGGATTTGTTACAGGGATCTATACTGACGATAGTTTTCTGGTAAGAAAAGGACAGCTCCTTATTACATTAAATGAAACCGATTCACATATCGCTTTGGAAAAAGCGAAAAAGAAACTTGCCAGTACGGTACGTGATATATCCCAGGCATTTCATGATGTGTTTATACTGGCAGCAGACATTGAAATGAGAAAAGCACAACTTTTAAAAGCACAACAAAACCTTAAACATCGCCGTGATCTCATTGGGGCTAAAGGTGTTTCTTTAGAGGATTATCAAAATGCACAAGATGATCTAAAGGCTTCCATCGCTTCATTAAAAAGCACTCAAAATAAATATCAAAAAATGCTCGCCTTCGTACAAGGCACATCCATAACCGAGCATCCATCGGTGCAGGCAGTGGCGCAAGAAGTACGTGATGCATGGGTCCAATTATATCGAACTAAAATTTATGCGCCCGTAGATGGATTGGTAGCACAAAGAACAATTCAAGTCGGGATGTGGATTTCACCAAAAGAACCACTTATGTCTATTATCCCTCTCGATCAAATATGGGTAAATGCTAATTATAAAGAAACCCAACTGAACAAAGTGCGCATTGGACAAAACGTTAAGATAACTTCTGATCTTTACGGTTCTGGGGTGGTATTTCATGGAAAAATTGTGGGTTTACCAGGAGGGGCAGGTAATGTTTTTTCACTATTACCCCCCGAAAACCTTTCAGGGAACTGGATTAAAATCGTTCAAAGGTTACCTGTTAGGATTGCTCTAGTACAAGATGAATTAATAAAACATCCTCTGCGAATCGGCCTTTCTTTGGAGGTTACGACAGATCTCTCTGATCAAAATGGCCCCTTAGTGCCCACCACAACCTCAGACTCCCCCCTTTATGTTACTGATATTTTCCAAAAAGAAGAGATAGGCAATGAAAAGTTAATCGCTGAAATTATTAAGAGTAATTTGGACCCTAATCTTAGGCACTATGCAAAATCCCCCCTCATCATAAATAAAATCAACCTAAAAGAGATGAAAAAATAA
- a CDS encoding efflux transporter outer membrane subunit, with protein MRLWIRGFIFFSLYPLVSCTISLPHQSQIKNIKTVPSMKHSIEKSLQKKEIFSRGNWPNNHWWLSYNTPELNVLVTGALANNPSIHEIKKRIEVAQQQAIVTRSLLSPLVFFNAHENRQYVSENGLYRAFNHNFPLNVRLLDLSLSFTYEFDFWGKNRNLFYAALGEAKVREAEAAEVELITSTALAQTFFAYKTNLIRKKLFSQLIEVRQKIAKLQNLMVRKGLSSKLPALETSEKLLESQKLLSSITEELTANKHLINILAGRGPDEHLSIKPTLPSLPKTLNIPKILPLDFLARRPDLMAQIWRAKALAYRAGAAMAEYYPDINLAGLIGLESTSWRKFFDLSSGTAAIRPALQLPIFTAGAIKANINATKAQFDAAIEAYNSLLLFSTQEVLDVLAFAENIYQQKIEQKQVVEYAKQRYQLSSLRQKKGLDSLFDLYFLQEEVIQKELVDVTLLYNQYLASIKLTRALGGGYYQNTIPLVNNS; from the coding sequence ATGCGGCTTTGGATCAGAGGATTTATTTTTTTTAGTTTATATCCATTAGTATCCTGTACTATTTCGCTACCGCATCAAAGCCAGATTAAAAATATAAAAACAGTTCCAAGCATGAAGCACTCCATTGAAAAAAGTTTACAAAAAAAAGAAATTTTCTCTAGAGGTAATTGGCCAAATAACCACTGGTGGTTATCTTATAATACCCCGGAACTCAATGTGCTAGTAACAGGAGCTTTAGCAAATAACCCTTCCATTCATGAAATCAAAAAGCGTATTGAAGTTGCTCAGCAGCAAGCCATCGTTACCCGTTCATTATTATCACCTTTAGTTTTTTTTAATGCCCATGAAAATCGACAATATGTCAGTGAAAACGGTTTATATCGTGCATTCAATCATAACTTTCCTTTAAACGTTAGACTCTTAGATCTTTCGCTTTCGTTTACTTATGAGTTTGATTTTTGGGGAAAAAACCGTAATCTTTTTTATGCTGCATTAGGAGAAGCAAAAGTTCGAGAGGCTGAAGCTGCAGAGGTTGAGTTAATTACTAGCACTGCACTGGCTCAAACTTTTTTTGCCTATAAAACAAATCTAATTAGAAAAAAATTATTTTCCCAACTCATCGAAGTACGACAAAAAATAGCTAAATTACAAAACTTAATGGTACGAAAGGGACTTTCGTCGAAATTGCCCGCATTAGAAACCTCAGAGAAATTACTCGAATCCCAAAAATTACTTTCAAGTATTACCGAAGAATTAACTGCCAACAAACATTTAATCAATATATTAGCTGGCCGTGGACCAGACGAACACCTATCAATTAAACCCACATTACCCTCATTACCTAAAACACTAAATATCCCCAAAATACTCCCATTGGATTTTTTAGCTCGAAGGCCTGATCTAATGGCACAAATATGGCGAGCTAAAGCTTTAGCCTACAGAGCAGGGGCAGCAATGGCAGAATATTATCCTGATATTAACCTCGCTGGTCTGATTGGGCTGGAAAGCACAAGTTGGAGAAAGTTCTTTGATTTATCGAGTGGGACGGCAGCAATTAGACCTGCTTTACAATTACCTATTTTCACGGCAGGTGCAATAAAAGCAAACATCAATGCGACTAAGGCACAATTTGATGCAGCAATCGAAGCATACAATAGTTTACTCTTATTCAGTACCCAAGAAGTACTTGATGTATTGGCTTTCGCTGAGAATATCTATCAACAAAAAATAGAACAAAAACAAGTTGTAGAGTATGCAAAACAACGTTATCAATTAAGTTCCCTGCGTCAAAAAAAAGGCTTGGATAGTTTATTTGATCTTTACTTTTTACAAGAAGAAGTGATTCAAAAAGAACTTGTAGATGTTACTCTACTTTATAACCAGTACTTAGCCTCTATAAAATTAACCAGAGCTTTGGGAGGAGGCTACTATCAAAATACGATTCCGTTGGTGAACAACTCATGA